The following is a genomic window from Streptomyces sp. BHT-5-2.
CCGACGGCCCGGCTCTGCGCGGTGCGCCCGGCCCTCAGGCCGCGGCGACCTTCTCCTTGACCTGAGCCAGGGACGGGTTGGTCAGCGTCGTGCCGTCGGCGAAGAGCACGGTCGGCACCGTCTGGTTGCCGCCGTTGGCCTTCTCCACGAACGCCGCGGACTCCGGGT
Proteins encoded in this region:
- a CDS encoding mycoredoxin, with protein sequence MAGTVTMYSTTWCGYCRRLKSQMDREGIAYTEINIEQDPESAAFVEKANGGNQTVPTVLFADGTTLTNPSLAQVKEKVAAA